In Mus musculus strain 129X1/SvJ chromosome 17 genomic contig, GRCm38.p6 alternate locus group 129X1/SvJ 129X1/SVJ_MMCHR17_CTG2, the following proteins share a genomic window:
- the Psmb8 gene encoding proteasome subunit beta type-8 — protein MALLDLCGAARGQRPEWAALDAGSGGRSDPGHYSFSAQAPELALPRGMQPTAFLRSFGGDQERNVQIEMAHGTTTLAFKFQHGVIVAVDSRATAGSYISSLRMNKVIEINPYLLGTMSGCAADCQYWERLLAKECRLYYLRNGERISVSAASKLLSNMMLQYRGMGLSMGSMICGWDKKGPGLYYVDDNGTRLSGQMFSTGSGNTYAYGVMDSGYRQDLSPEEAYDLGRRAIAYATHRDNYSGGVVNMYHMKEDGWVKVESSDVSDLLYKYGEAAL, from the exons ATGGCGTTACTGGATCTGTGCGGTGCCGCTCGGGGGCAGCGGCCCGAGTGGGCTGCCCTGGATGCGGGAAGCGGGGGTCGCTCGGACCCGGGACACTACAGTTTCTCCGCGCAAGCTCCGGAGCTCGCACTTCCCCGGGGAATGCAG CCCACCGCATTCCTGAGGTCCTTTGGTGGTGACCAGGAAAGGAATGTTCAAATTGAGATGGCCCACGGCACAACCACACTCGCCTTCAAGTTCCAGCATGGCGTCATCGTGGCTGTGGACTCCAGGGCCACTGCAGGGAGTTACATTA GCTCCTTAAGGATGAACAAAGTGATCGAGATTAACCCTTACCTGCTTGGCACCATGTCTGGTTGTGCAGCCGACTGCCAGTACTGGGAGAGGCTGTTGGCCAAGGAGTGCAG GTTGTATTATCTTCGGAATGGGGAACGCATCTCCGTGTCTGCAGCATCCAAGCTGCTTTCCAACATGATGCTGCAGTACCGGGGGATGGGCCTCTCCATGGGCAGCATGATCTGTGGCTGGGACAAGAAG GGACCAGGACTTTACTACGTAGATGACAATGGGACTCGGCTCTCGGGACAGATGTTTTCCACTGGCAGCGGGAACACCTATGCCTATGGGGTGATGGACAGTGGTTACCGGCAGGACCTCAGTCCTGAAGAGGCCTACGACCTTGGCCGCAGAGCTATTGCTTATGCTACCCACAGAGACAACTATTCTGGAGGAGTCGTCAACA TGTACCACATGAAGGAAGACGGTTGGGTGAAAGTGGAGAGTTCCGATGTCAGTGACCTGCTGTACAAGTACGGAGAGGCCGCTCTGTGA
- the Tap2 gene encoding antigen peptide transporter 2, whose amino-acid sequence MALSYLRPWVSLLLADMALLGLLQGSLGNLLPQGLPGLWIEGTLRLGVLWGLLKVGELLGLVGTLLPLLCLATPLFFSLRALVGGTASTSVVRVASASWGWLLAGYGAVALSWAVWAVLSPAGVQEKEPGQENRTLMKRLLKLSRPDLPFLIAAFFFLVVAVWGETLIPRYSGRVIDILGGDFDPDAFASAIFFMCLFSVGSSFSAGCRGGSFLFTMSRINLRIREQLFSSLLRQDLGFFQETKTGELNSRLSSDTSLMSRWLPFNANILLRSLVKVVGLYFFMLQVSPRLTFLSLLDLPLTIAAEKVYNPRHQAVLKEIQDAVAKAGQVVREAVGGLQTVRSFGAEEQEVSHYKEALERCRQLWWRRDLEKDVYLVIRRVMALGMQVLILNCGVQQILAGEVTRGGLLSFLLYQEEVGQYVRNLVYMYGDMLSNVGAAEKVFSYLDRKPNLPQPGILAPPWLEGRVEFQDVSFSYPRRPEKPVLQGLTFTLHPGTVTALVGPNGSGKSTVAALLQNLYQPTGGQLLLDGEPLTEYDHHYLHRQVVLVGQEPVLFSGSVKDNIAYGLRDCEDAQVMAAAQAACADDFIGEMTNGINTEIGEKGGQLAVGQKQRLAIARALVRNPRVLILDEATSALDAQCEQALQNWRSQGDRTMLVIAHRLHTVQNADQVLVLKQGRLVEHDQLRDGQDVYAHLVQQRLEA is encoded by the exons ATGGCGCTGTCCTACCTGAGGCCCTGGGTCTCTCTGCTGCTGGCGGACATGGCTTTACTTGGGTTGCTACAAGGATCTCTGGGAAATCTGCTTCCCCAGGGGCTGCCAGGACTCTGGATAGAGGGCACCCTGCGACTTGGAGTGCTGTGGGGACTGCTAAAAGTGGGAGAGCTGCTGGGACTTGTGGGGACCCTTCTGCCCTTGCTCTGCCTTGCCACTCCCCTGTTTTTCTCGCTAAGAGCTCTGGTGGGAGGCACCGCGAGCACCTCAGTAGTCCGAGTGGCTTCTGCCTCTtggggctggctgctggctgGCTATGGGGCTGTTGCGCTGAGCTGGGCCGTGTGGGCTGTGCTGAGCCCGGCTGGAGTCCAGGAGAAGGAACCAGGCCAGGAGAACAGAACACTGATGAAGCGGTTGCTGAAGCTGTCCAGGCCGGACCTGCCTTTCCTCATAGCTGCCTTCTTCTTCCTTGTGGTGGCTGTGTGGG GGGAGACATTAATCCCTCGCTATTCGGGTCGTGTAATTGACATCCTGGGAGGTGATTTCGACCCCGACGCCTTTGCAAGCGCCATCTTTTTCATGTGCCTGTTCTCtgttgggag CTCCTTCTCTGCAGGCTGTAGAGGAGGCTCCTTCCTCTTCACCATGTCCAGGATCAACCTGCGGATACGAGAGCAGCTTTTCTCATCTTTGTTGCGCCAAGACCTTGGATTCTTCCAGGAGACCAAGACAG GGGAGCTGAACTCGAGGCTGAGCTCTGACACCTCTCTGATGAGCCGCTGGCTCCCTTTCAATGCCAATATCCTGCTGCGGAGCCTGGTGAAGGTGGTGGGGCTCTACTTCTTCATGCTCCAGGTATCGCCCCGACTCACCTTCCTCTCCCTGCTGGACCTGCCCCTCACGATAGCAGCTGAGAAGGTGTACAACCCCCGCCAtcag GCGGTGCTAAAGGAGATCCAGGATGCAGTGGCCAAGGCGGGGCAGGTGGTGCGCGAGGCGGTAGGAGGGCTGCAGACTGTGCGAAGCTTTGGGGCCGAGGAGCAGGAAGTCAGCCACTACAAGGAGGCCCTGGAGCGATGTAGACAGCTGTGGTGGCGCCGAGACCTGGAAAAAGACGTGTATCTAGTCATACGGAGG GTGATGGCCTTGGGCATGCAGGTGCTGATTCTGAACTGCGGCGTGCAGCAGATTCTGGCTGGAGAGGTCACCCGGGGTGGCCTGCTCTCCTTCCTGCTGTACCAGGAGGAAGTGGGACAATATGTCCGG AACCTGGTTTACATGTACGGGGATATGCTGAGCAACGTGGGCGCTGCTGAAAAGGTGTTTTCCTACCTGGACCGAAAGCCGAATCTGCCCCAGCCTGGGATCCTGGCCCCTCCCTGGCTGGAGGGGCGCGTGGAATTCCAAGACGTCTCCTTTTCGTATCCCAGGCGCCCCGAGAAGCCTGTGCTCCAG GGTCTGACGTTCACCCTGCATCCTGGAACGGTGACAGCGTTGGTGGGACCCAATGGATCAGGGAAGAGCACCGTGGCCGCCCTGCTGCAGAACCTGTACCAGCCCACTGGGGGCCAGCTGCTGCTGGATGGCGAGCCCCTGACCGAGTATGATCACCACTACCTGCACCGCCAG GTGGTTCTGGTGGGGCAGGAGCCTGTGCTGTTCTCGGGTTCTGTCAAGGACAATATTGCCTATGGCCTGAGGGACTGTGAGGACGCTCAAGTGATGGCAGCTGCCCAGGCGGCCTGTGCAGACGACTTCATAGGGGAAATGACTAATGGAATAAACACAG AAATCGGGGAAAAAGGGGGCCAGTTAGCTGTGGGACAGAAGCAACGTCTGGCCATTGCCCGGGCCCTTGTGCGGAACCCACGGGTCCTCATCCTGGATGAGGCTACCAGCGCCCTGGACGCCCAGTGTGAACAGGCC CTACAGAACTGGAGATCGCAGGGGGACAGGACGATGCTGGTGATTGCCCACAGGCTGCACACGGTTCAGAATGCTGACCAAGTTCTGGTGCTCAAGCAGGGACGTCTGGTGGAGCATGACCAGCTCAGGGACGGCCAGGATGTCTACGCCCACCTGGTACAGCAGCGGCTGGAGGCATGA